From the genome of Psychroserpens ponticola, one region includes:
- a CDS encoding glycosyltransferase family 2 protein: MKATLIISTYNWPQALELVLLSTLCQTQFPDEIIVADDGSSHETKLIIEQFKSKFEIPLKHVWHEDDGFRKSVILNKAIAQAKGDYIIQADGDCILHKNYVEDHLHYAQKNTYLFGSRVNIQEDYLDALFEEKQIRFHAFSKGIKKRTRALHIPLLSRFYSASDQFSKKYRGCNTSYFKSDFIAVNGYNEDFKGWGREDSELALRFHNFGLQGRRIRYRGIVFHIYHNEKSKSRLEINNDIELQTIANKTVWCKNGVDKYLSEKN, from the coding sequence ATGAAAGCAACTTTAATCATTTCAACATATAACTGGCCTCAAGCTTTAGAGCTTGTGTTGTTAAGTACACTTTGTCAAACCCAATTTCCTGACGAAATTATAGTTGCAGATGATGGCTCATCTCATGAAACTAAGTTGATAATAGAACAATTTAAATCTAAATTTGAGATTCCTTTAAAGCATGTTTGGCATGAAGATGATGGTTTCAGGAAATCTGTTATTTTAAATAAAGCGATTGCACAAGCTAAAGGAGACTATATTATTCAAGCTGATGGTGATTGTATTTTGCATAAAAATTATGTAGAAGACCATCTGCATTATGCTCAAAAAAACACTTATTTGTTTGGAAGTAGAGTAAATATTCAAGAAGATTATTTGGATGCTTTATTTGAAGAAAAACAAATTCGATTTCATGCCTTTTCTAAAGGAATAAAAAAACGTACACGAGCATTACATATCCCTCTTTTAAGTCGGTTTTATAGTGCTAGTGATCAATTTTCGAAAAAATACAGAGGTTGTAATACATCGTATTTTAAATCAGATTTTATTGCTGTTAATGGGTATAACGAAGACTTTAAAGGTTGGGGAAGAGAAGACTCTGAATTGGCTTTAAGATTTCATAATTTTGGACTTCAAGGTAGGCGAATTAGATATCGAGGGATTGTTTTTCATATTTATCATAACGAGAAATCTAAAAGCAGACTTGAAATTAATAATGATATCGAATTACAAACCATTGCAAATAAAACTGTTTGGTGTAAAAATGGTGTAGATAAATATTTAAGTGAAAAGAACTAA
- a CDS encoding glycosyltransferase family 9 protein — protein MKILIIQQKMIGDVLTTSILFEALKAEHPNAELHYVINSHTFPVVEHNPFIDKFLFVTPEIEDSRVTFLNFLKGIKKEKYDVVIDVYSKLSSNLMTKFSGAAIKISKYKWYTKYYYTHTYKEASVAKTNAGLAIENRLQLLAPLVKQVPKPIHPKIHLTAQEIERSKTFLLDSNIDLSKPIYMISVLGSGDNKTYPLPHMAKVIDFIVEHTNGQILFNYIPKQVDEAKTVYNFCTSETRQHIFFDVFGKGLREFLAITHHCTAMIGNEGGAVNMAKALSIPTFTIFSPWIIKEAWNMFEDGTQNVSVHLKDFNPDIVNNSTSKELKDNYKSYYAMIKPSLFFEDLNTFLKLNR, from the coding sequence TTGAAAATTTTAATAATACAACAAAAAATGATTGGTGATGTGCTCACCACAAGCATTTTGTTTGAAGCTTTAAAAGCCGAACATCCAAATGCTGAACTTCATTATGTGATAAACTCACATACATTTCCTGTTGTAGAACATAACCCGTTTATCGATAAGTTTTTGTTTGTAACTCCAGAAATAGAAGACAGTCGAGTAACATTTTTAAACTTTCTAAAAGGCATCAAAAAAGAAAAATATGATGTCGTTATTGATGTATACTCTAAATTATCAAGTAATTTAATGACGAAATTTTCTGGTGCAGCAATTAAAATTTCAAAATATAAATGGTATACAAAATATTACTATACACATACCTATAAAGAAGCATCTGTAGCTAAAACTAATGCTGGATTAGCTATTGAAAACAGGTTGCAACTCTTAGCACCTTTAGTTAAACAAGTTCCAAAACCTATTCATCCGAAAATTCATCTTACTGCTCAAGAAATTGAACGCTCTAAAACGTTTCTTTTAGATTCAAATATAGATTTATCAAAACCCATTTACATGATTAGTGTTTTGGGAAGTGGTGATAATAAAACCTATCCTCTACCTCACATGGCAAAAGTGATTGATTTTATTGTTGAACACACTAATGGGCAAATTTTATTTAATTATATCCCGAAACAGGTAGACGAAGCAAAAACGGTTTATAATTTTTGTACATCAGAAACGCGACAACACATCTTTTTTGATGTCTTCGGAAAAGGATTGCGAGAATTTTTAGCCATAACGCATCATTGCACAGCTATGATTGGAAATGAAGGTGGAGCAGTTAATATGGCAAAAGCTTTAAGTATTCCAACATTTACTATTTTCTCGCCTTGGATTATTAAAGAAGCATGGAATATGTTTGAAGATGGAACACAAAATGTTTCCGTTCACCTGAAAGATTTCAATCCAGACATTGTAAATAATTCTACATCTAAAGAATTGAAAGACAATTACAAATCGTATTATGCAATGATAAAACCGTCATTGTTTTTTGAGGATTTAAACACATTTCTAAAACTCAATAGGTAA
- a CDS encoding lipopolysaccharide kinase InaA family protein: MKRTKTIHKDYKAHEAFFDDIISNFESKGEPFGNQDRNSLKLFDLNGTSINVKSFRIPNFINQIAYRFFRKSKAQRSFEYGNWLKSLDIGTPQPLAYYEYKTGLLFNKSYYISEQQDCDLTYRELTTDFDYPDHENILRAFTRFTYNLHKKNVHFLDHSPGNTLIKKVGDAYEFYLVDLNRMEFKELDFETRIKNFSKLTIHKFMIEIMSDEYAKCSGEDYNKIVDLMWSDTEAFQNRYHKKRRLKNKLKFWKKTEN, translated from the coding sequence GTGAAAAGAACTAAAACCATACATAAAGATTATAAAGCTCACGAAGCATTTTTTGATGATATCATTTCAAATTTTGAATCAAAAGGAGAGCCCTTCGGAAATCAAGATCGTAATTCACTAAAATTATTTGATTTAAACGGAACATCTATCAACGTCAAATCATTTCGCATTCCTAATTTTATCAATCAAATTGCTTATCGGTTTTTTAGAAAAAGCAAAGCGCAACGTTCATTTGAATATGGAAATTGGCTTAAAAGCTTAGATATCGGAACACCACAACCTTTGGCTTATTATGAGTACAAAACAGGATTATTATTCAACAAAAGTTACTACATAAGTGAACAACAAGATTGTGATTTAACATATCGAGAGTTAACTACGGATTTTGATTATCCTGATCATGAAAATATTTTAAGAGCATTTACAAGATTTACTTATAATTTGCACAAAAAGAATGTTCACTTTTTAGACCATTCTCCAGGAAATACTTTAATAAAAAAAGTTGGTGATGCCTATGAATTTTATTTAGTGGATTTAAATCGAATGGAGTTTAAGGAATTAGATTTTGAAACTCGCATTAAGAACTTTTCTAAACTTACAATTCATAAATTTATGATCGAAATTATGAGTGACGAATATGCTAAATGTTCAGGTGAAGATTATAATAAAATAGTTGATTTAATGTGGTCAGATACGGAAGCTTTTCAAAATAGATATCATAAAAAAAGAAGACTCAAAAACAAACTCAAGTTTTGGAAAAAGACTGAAAACTAA
- a CDS encoding glycosyltransferase family 2 protein, with the protein MIKLSGVIITFNEEKNIERCLQSLTNVVDEIIVVDSFSTDSTKHICLNYNVTFIEQKFLGYIEQKNFALEQASNDYIVSLDGDEALSETLQNSIANLKSNWQIDGYYCNRFNNFCGQWIKHSDWYPNKKLRVFDRRVAEWKGINPHDEIVLKNNRKSGQLKGDILHWTYQSYKEFNEKTEYFSTIAAQAYYDKGKKAPFYKILWNPFWAFFKAYFLRFGFLDGKNGFVISAQTGNITYLKYAKLRKLYKNN; encoded by the coding sequence ATGATTAAACTCTCAGGTGTTATTATTACGTTTAATGAAGAGAAAAACATTGAAAGGTGTTTGCAATCTCTTACCAATGTCGTTGACGAAATTATTGTAGTTGATTCATTTTCTACAGATAGCACTAAACACATTTGCCTAAACTATAATGTCACTTTTATAGAGCAAAAATTTCTTGGTTATATTGAACAGAAAAATTTTGCGCTAGAACAAGCTTCAAACGATTATATTGTATCTCTTGATGGTGATGAAGCTTTATCTGAAACGCTTCAAAACTCAATTGCAAACCTAAAATCTAATTGGCAAATTGATGGATATTACTGCAATCGTTTTAATAATTTTTGCGGACAATGGATAAAGCATTCTGATTGGTATCCAAATAAGAAATTACGTGTTTTTGACAGACGTGTTGCTGAGTGGAAAGGCATTAATCCTCATGATGAAATTGTATTAAAAAACAATCGGAAATCAGGTCAATTAAAAGGTGATATTTTACATTGGACTTATCAGAGTTATAAAGAGTTTAATGAAAAAACAGAATATTTTTCTACCATTGCAGCACAAGCTTATTATGATAAAGGAAAAAAAGCGCCTTTCTATAAAATTTTATGGAATCCTTTTTGGGCTTTTTTTAAAGCTTACTTCTTAAGATTTGGCTTTTTAGATGGCAAAAATGGATTTGTGATTAGTGCGCAAACGGGAAACATTACATATTTAAAATATGCGAAACTCAGGAAATTATATAAAAACAATTAG
- a CDS encoding glycosyltransferase family 2 protein, with protein MTLELKKMNAPLVSIVVPCYNVEKFITKGLESVFKQTYKHWECIIINDGSTDNTESEIEKWTKQDQRFTLITQQNKGLSGARNTGLKNVNGDCILFFDPDDLLDENCLKSLTDLYQPEIDVVMGKSAEVYNQTTSILKTLEHYTITDKTLSDINFIELSIETPFSVVAWNKLYNSEFIFSNNLTFEDGIVHEDELWFFQTMYLAKTIIFNSEVTYYYNIGNQSSITKNYSLYNLKSYLTVIEKIFSNFYTPEKNQDSKIITGTYILKFQITVVSAFFRFAKKNKNITFKSEAEDLIKKHLTDFNVTDYKNKNAKELKQYKLFEDYGKINPETAFKLIRNIDKNTILKRIESIYLKYTFKDKL; from the coding sequence ATGACCTTAGAACTCAAAAAAATGAATGCTCCACTTGTAAGTATTGTAGTGCCTTGCTATAATGTAGAAAAATTTATCACTAAAGGTTTAGAAAGTGTTTTCAAGCAAACTTATAAGCATTGGGAATGCATTATTATTAATGATGGCAGTACTGACAATACAGAAAGTGAAATCGAAAAATGGACTAAACAAGACCAACGATTTACTTTAATTACTCAACAAAACAAAGGACTTTCAGGAGCAAGAAATACTGGATTAAAAAACGTTAATGGAGACTGTATTTTATTCTTCGATCCTGATGATTTATTAGATGAGAATTGTTTAAAAAGCCTCACAGACTTATATCAGCCAGAAATAGATGTGGTTATGGGCAAAAGTGCTGAAGTTTACAATCAAACAACAAGCATTTTAAAAACTTTAGAGCATTATACCATAACTGACAAAACTTTAAGCGACATTAACTTTATTGAGCTTTCAATAGAAACGCCTTTTAGCGTTGTTGCTTGGAATAAACTATACAATTCTGAATTTATTTTTTCTAATAATTTAACTTTTGAAGATGGTATTGTACACGAAGATGAACTATGGTTTTTCCAAACCATGTATTTAGCCAAAACTATTATTTTTAATTCAGAAGTTACCTATTACTATAATATTGGAAATCAAAGTTCGATCACAAAAAATTATAGTTTATATAATCTTAAATCCTATTTAACGGTTATTGAAAAGATATTTTCTAATTTTTATACGCCTGAAAAGAATCAAGACAGTAAAATCATTACTGGAACTTATATTCTAAAGTTTCAAATCACTGTGGTCTCGGCATTTTTTAGATTTGCAAAAAAGAACAAAAACATAACGTTTAAATCTGAAGCTGAAGATTTAATAAAAAAGCATCTTACAGATTTTAATGTAACCGATTATAAAAATAAAAACGCGAAAGAATTAAAACAATATAAACTCTTCGAAGATTACGGAAAAATCAACCCAGAAACCGCATTTAAACTCATAAGAAATATCGATAAAAACACAATTTTAAAACGCATCGAAAGTATTTATTTAAAATACACTTTTAAGGATAAATTATAA
- a CDS encoding glycosyltransferase family 2 protein has translation MNLLTVIMPVYNGEMYLEEAIDSILNQTFTDFKLLVLNDNSTDSTPSILEAYQKKDNRVEVINKTKNEGPANLRNEGIESAQTEFIALMDADDISLPTRFEKQLDVFKNNANIGVCGTWFTFFGDKQKLIKHAVDAEALKVQFLSSCGIGNPTVMFRTSAIKDFRFEHQYVPAEDYGLWSEVIQITDFYNIPESLLNYRWHPNNISQTKEKNLQKANVLIKKKQLLHFGIDESKGTLDDYFNAVSLNRNLSPEQITSAIEASKALKARNNETNYYNHSIFESHIDKVIIRTIRNASSYNKTFYNYVKNESGYFNQIPFIDKMVFLFKSLF, from the coding sequence ATGAATCTATTAACTGTAATTATGCCTGTTTATAATGGCGAAATGTACTTAGAAGAAGCAATAGACAGTATTCTTAACCAGACATTTACAGATTTTAAACTCTTGGTTTTAAATGATAATTCTACAGATAGTACGCCTTCTATATTAGAAGCGTATCAAAAAAAAGATAATCGCGTTGAAGTTATTAATAAGACTAAAAACGAAGGTCCAGCCAATTTAAGGAACGAAGGTATAGAAAGCGCTCAAACGGAATTCATAGCGCTTATGGATGCCGATGACATTTCGCTTCCTACGCGATTTGAAAAACAATTAGACGTTTTCAAAAACAACGCTAACATTGGTGTTTGTGGTACTTGGTTTACCTTTTTTGGCGATAAACAAAAATTAATTAAACACGCAGTAGATGCTGAAGCATTGAAGGTTCAATTTTTAAGTAGTTGTGGTATTGGCAATCCAACAGTAATGTTTAGAACATCTGCTATTAAGGATTTTAGATTTGAGCATCAATATGTACCTGCAGAAGATTACGGACTTTGGAGTGAAGTGATTCAAATTACCGATTTTTATAATATTCCAGAATCGTTACTTAACTATAGATGGCATCCAAATAATATTAGTCAGACGAAAGAAAAAAACCTTCAAAAGGCTAATGTATTAATAAAGAAAAAACAATTACTTCATTTTGGAATTGATGAAAGCAAAGGAACTTTAGATGATTATTTCAATGCTGTTTCCTTAAATCGAAATCTTAGTCCAGAACAAATTACTTCAGCAATAGAAGCTTCAAAAGCTTTAAAAGCTAGAAATAATGAAACAAATTATTATAATCACTCCATTTTTGAATCTCATATAGATAAAGTAATTATTCGTACCATTAGAAATGCAAGTTCTTACAATAAAACATTCTATAACTATGTGAAAAATGAGTCAGGATATTTTAATCAAATACCATTTATAGATAAAATGGTATTTTTATTTAAAAGTCTATTTTAA
- a CDS encoding glycosyltransferase family 2 protein, with the protein MKAIDISVIISTYNNPKWLQKVLWSFDVQTFKNFEVVIADDGSTEETKSLIDTMALEVSYPIQHIWHEDNGFQKTIILNKATVASNGNYLVYTDGDCIARADFLNVHASRREAGYFLSGGYFKLPMDISEIITEVDIKAQHCFDIKWLKQHGLKSTFKNNKITSTGVKESLLNTLTPTTATWNGHNASGYKSDIIAANGYDERMQYGGEDRELGERLFNAGLKAKQIRYSAICLHLDHARGYVKPEMIEKNKAIRATTKSEKITKTDYGIDKQKS; encoded by the coding sequence ATGAAAGCTATTGATATTTCAGTAATTATTAGTACATATAACAACCCAAAGTGGTTGCAAAAAGTATTGTGGAGTTTTGACGTGCAAACCTTCAAAAATTTTGAAGTTGTAATTGCTGATGATGGATCTACTGAAGAAACGAAATCACTAATAGATACAATGGCTTTAGAAGTTAGTTATCCCATTCAACACATTTGGCATGAAGACAATGGATTTCAAAAAACAATCATTTTAAATAAGGCTACTGTTGCTAGTAATGGAAATTATTTAGTGTATACAGATGGCGATTGTATTGCTAGAGCAGATTTTTTGAATGTGCATGCTAGTAGAAGAGAAGCTGGTTATTTTTTGTCTGGAGGTTATTTTAAATTGCCAATGGATATCAGTGAGATTATAACTGAAGTTGATATTAAAGCACAACATTGTTTTGATATTAAATGGTTAAAACAACACGGACTCAAATCTACGTTTAAGAATAATAAAATCACGTCTACAGGTGTAAAAGAAAGTTTGCTCAATACGTTAACGCCAACAACAGCAACTTGGAATGGTCATAACGCTTCTGGTTACAAAAGTGATATAATTGCTGCAAATGGTTATGACGAACGTATGCAATATGGAGGCGAAGATAGAGAACTTGGTGAGCGTTTATTTAATGCAGGGTTGAAGGCAAAACAGATTAGATATAGTGCGATTTGTTTGCATTTAGATCATGCTAGAGGATATGTAAAACCTGAAATGATTGAAAAAAACAAAGCCATTAGAGCGACTACAAAATCTGAAAAAATCACAAAAACAGATTATGGTATTGACAAACAAAAATCTTAA